One genomic window of Salmo salar chromosome ssa12, Ssal_v3.1, whole genome shotgun sequence includes the following:
- the LOC106565073 gene encoding LOW QUALITY PROTEIN: protein APCDD1-like (The sequence of the model RefSeq protein was modified relative to this genomic sequence to represent the inferred CDS: inserted 1 base in 1 codon), which yields MSKGHFTRLLRGLWVLWLWKADLVSGSTLWEVPIDLFGSFSNHTTSLEWEPQCQYPHLQDGIRITVDIPPRLEGSWVSTRCEVRPGPEFLTRSYTFYPSRLFKALQHYYTDSGCEEPAYSLVVRGKLRLRQASWITQGATKTEHHLHKVGIVIHSPGAMHQLAARLPSVCVGLTLGGMVPGRLYELYNARAGRDCLGASGYSMMELGLVRVETQHQPHGGLVQELFLGDVHTDWTQRTYYRPMGYQQPLQNAMHHIHPCPACTLLFRASEQRPPVLPHVPAATPLSLDGRWVSQRCEARPAVLFLTRDFTFRPDEHSWEGLYRHYSEPTCSQPTFTLRASGHYAQGGPSAKVAGGTEFVFKVTRVRVTVLEGATARVLNETMRGSCGKAGXWEVGVEQDVTPTDGCTVLGIKLPHKEYELFKTELDHRRRSLLFIGERPTDGSSPDRPQKRPTSYQAALVHCSEEDTPTSQRHTNQLKLAASGTNNLPRLPGFVLVLVSLLWVWYCVLETN from the exons CTGATCTTGTGTCGGGTAGTACGCTCTGGGAGGTACCCATAGATCTCTTTGGATCTTTCTCCAACCACACGACTAGCCTGGAATGGGAGCCACAGTGTCAGTATCCCCACCTGCAGGACGGCATCAGAATCACAGTCGACATTCCCCCAAGACTGGAGGGCAGCTGGGTGTCAACAAG ATGTGAAGTTCGGCCTGGCCCTGAGTTCCTGACCCGTTCCTACACCTTCTACCCAAGCCGCCTGTTCAAAGCCCTGCAACACTACTACACTGACAGTGGGTGCGAGGAACCCGCATACTCTCTGGTGGTCCGGGGCAAGCTCCGTCTGCGCCAAGCGTCCTGGATCACCCAGGGTGCCACCAAGACCGAGCACCACCTCCACAAAGTGGGCATTGTCATCCACAGCCCAGGTGCAATGCACCAGCTGGCCGCCCGCCTACCCTCCGTGTGTGTGGGCCTCACCTTGGGTGGCATGGTACCCGGGCGCCTGTACGAGCTGTACAACGCCCGGGCAGGGAGGGACTGTCTGGGTGCCTCGGGGTACTCGATGATGGAGTTGGGCTTGGTGAGAGTGGAGACCCAGCATCAGCCCCATGGAGGTCTGGTTCAGGAGCTCTTCCTTGGGGACGTGCACACAGACTGGACCCAGAGGACATACTATCGACCAATGGGCTACCAGCAGccactgcagaatgctatg CACCACATCCACCCCTGCCCAGCGTGCACCTTGCTGTTCCGGGCCTCAGAACAGCGCCCTCCCGTGTTACCCCATGTCCCTGCAGCAACGCCTCTGTCCTTGGACGGCCGATGGGTGAGCCAACGCTGCGAAGCCCGGCCCGCCGTCCTCTTCCTCACCCGAGACTTCACCTTCCGCCCAGATGAACATTCCTGGGAAGGCCTCTACCGCCACTACTCGGAACCCACTTGCAGCCAGCCCACCTTCACCCTGCGGGCTTCGGGCCACTACGCCCAGGGAGGCCCCTCAGCCAAAGTGGCGGGAGGGACTGAGTTCGTCTTCAAGGTAACCCGGGTCAGAGTCACCGTTCTGGAAGGGGCCACGGCCAGGGTGCTCAACGAGACCATGCGGGGCAGCTGCGGGAAGGCGG GGTGGGAGGTGGGAGTGGAGCAGGACGTGACCCCCACGGATGGGTGTACCGTCCTGGGGATCAAGCTGCCACACAAGGAGTACGAGCTGTTCAAGACGGAGCTGGACCATCGACGGCGCTCTCTGCTGTTCATCGGGGAGAGGCCGACGGATGGCTCCAGCCCTGACCGGCCCCAGAAGAGGCCCACGTCTTACCAGGCTGCCCTGGTGCATTGTAGCGAGGAAGACACCCCCACGTCGCAACGCCACACCAACCAGCTCAAGCTAGCAGCTAGTGGAACCAATAACCTACCACGGCTCCCTGGCTTTGTCCTAGTACTGGTCTCTTTACTGTGGGTTTGGTACTGTGTTCTAGAGACAAACTGA